In Paraburkholderia phenazinium, the following are encoded in one genomic region:
- the traI gene encoding TraI/MobA(P) family conjugative relaxase — translation MNASQEKVMNIKKIKNPDRRASKAKRITELIRYCLNPDDGEGAEKCVYSGALGFLTDGRAAWTAEMIALSEEAVRSKDTVSHFVMSWPESETPSKKQIDEAMAIFLRAMGFAGHQAIYAAHTDTDNFHVHVVVNRVHPETHKMVAVNKGFDLEAIHMAIARIDSVQGWKRSPNARYYVDDSGTVERVGGRRSAIRREPGYKKQDQENRTGEKSVERMAIERAAPIILAAKSWQELHERLAAEGFRYERKGSGAVVFLGDIPVKASNVHRSATLSKMEKRLGAFESAGERIEVRPRVAEPLMPGFEMWAEYNTSRKQQASARKSSLFELRRRHAREKEALALRQRRYREVLLRPPGRNWRGHGVALNALRSVLKDEQDLERAALAAFHKDERVRLAERFPPAPSFEEFLRARGREDLAERWRHRNGYEIDDTEAPPADTGRSNPGTNHLGGSHTPAKQASKYTFKVVPQRTLTGSTMFRIPVTVVKRMRPHDGLDRAGRHFDLFDLTGNLVARVSGDRDQVVVDATDVVLAAKLALHHAAHTGWTECWIDGDIDFRRTVAAMADARMPPVAIFDRAGLPLNQTAVGRALSFGDMTEVGVLQAGGVDDWENIEDQEYIGDVDRPRG, via the coding sequence TTGAACGCATCGCAAGAGAAAGTGATGAACATAAAAAAAATCAAAAATCCTGATCGACGCGCGAGCAAGGCGAAGCGGATAACAGAGTTGATCCGATACTGTCTCAACCCCGACGATGGCGAAGGAGCGGAGAAGTGCGTTTATAGCGGTGCACTCGGATTCCTAACGGATGGACGGGCGGCCTGGACGGCGGAGATGATCGCGCTATCGGAAGAAGCGGTGCGCAGCAAGGACACCGTGTCCCACTTTGTGATGAGCTGGCCAGAGAGTGAAACCCCATCAAAGAAGCAGATCGACGAAGCAATGGCGATTTTTCTGAGGGCAATGGGATTCGCAGGCCATCAAGCGATCTACGCGGCGCACACGGACACCGACAATTTTCATGTACATGTCGTGGTCAATCGTGTACATCCAGAGACGCACAAGATGGTTGCTGTGAATAAAGGTTTTGACCTCGAAGCCATCCACATGGCGATCGCTCGCATTGACTCAGTTCAAGGGTGGAAACGTTCGCCGAACGCCCGGTACTATGTAGATGATAGCGGGACCGTGGAACGGGTCGGGGGCCGAAGATCCGCGATCAGGCGAGAGCCTGGGTACAAGAAGCAGGATCAAGAAAATCGGACTGGTGAGAAGTCCGTCGAAAGAATGGCTATCGAACGGGCCGCACCTATTATTTTGGCCGCGAAGAGCTGGCAGGAACTGCACGAGCGGTTGGCTGCTGAAGGGTTCAGGTACGAAAGAAAGGGCTCCGGTGCGGTGGTCTTCCTCGGCGATATCCCTGTGAAGGCATCCAATGTTCATCGCTCGGCAACGTTGAGCAAAATGGAGAAACGCCTCGGCGCATTTGAATCCGCGGGCGAGCGGATCGAGGTTCGACCGCGTGTCGCCGAGCCCCTAATGCCTGGTTTCGAGATGTGGGCGGAGTACAACACCTCGAGAAAGCAGCAGGCTTCAGCCCGTAAATCCTCGCTATTCGAACTACGCCGTCGGCATGCGCGTGAGAAAGAAGCGCTTGCCTTGCGCCAGAGGCGTTATCGGGAGGTGCTTTTACGGCCGCCAGGTAGAAACTGGCGAGGACACGGCGTCGCGTTGAACGCCTTGCGGAGTGTCCTGAAAGACGAACAGGATCTGGAACGGGCGGCGCTTGCTGCCTTCCACAAGGACGAGAGGGTGCGGCTGGCAGAGCGATTCCCACCGGCACCCAGTTTCGAGGAATTCCTTAGAGCGCGAGGTCGCGAAGATCTGGCGGAACGCTGGCGGCATCGCAACGGATATGAAATTGATGATACAGAAGCGCCGCCGGCGGACACTGGCCGTTCTAACCCTGGCACCAACCATTTGGGTGGATCACATACGCCCGCGAAGCAAGCCTCTAAGTACACCTTTAAGGTCGTGCCGCAGCGGACGTTGACTGGGTCAACAATGTTCCGGATTCCGGTCACGGTCGTCAAGCGTATGCGACCTCACGATGGGTTGGATCGCGCGGGTCGTCACTTTGACCTATTCGACTTGACTGGAAACCTTGTCGCGCGCGTGTCGGGAGATCGCGACCAGGTCGTAGTAGATGCGACGGATGTCGTGCTTGCGGCCAAACTTGCATTGCACCATGCTGCCCACACTGGTTGGACGGAGTGCTGGATTGATGGCGACATCGATTTCCGACGCACGGTTGCCGCTATGGCTGATGCGCGGATGCCGCCCGTGGCCATCTTCGACCGGGCCGGATTGCCGCTGAACCAGACTGCGGTAGGTCGCGCGCTGAGCTTTGGCGACATGACGGAAGTGGGCGTTTTGCAGGCGGGTGGTGTCGATGATTGGGAGAACATAGAAGACCAAGAATACATCGGTGACGTGGATCGCCCGCGAGGCTAG
- a CDS encoding plasmid mobilization protein, whose amino-acid sequence MPFEIRGEKRLDAIVNVRLTVEEKEVLREDADIAGLSVSELVRRRYFGRPISASVDRAMIKELRRVAGLAARVHNESGGAYSGVTASVLLDVKRAIERIARESDEHKKNQKS is encoded by the coding sequence ATGCCGTTCGAGATTCGAGGCGAGAAGCGACTTGATGCGATAGTCAATGTCAGGCTGACCGTAGAGGAGAAAGAGGTCCTTCGCGAAGACGCGGATATCGCGGGACTGAGTGTGTCGGAGTTGGTCCGACGTCGATACTTTGGGCGACCTATCAGTGCGAGTGTCGACCGGGCCATGATCAAGGAACTTCGACGGGTCGCCGGACTGGCAGCGCGCGTGCACAACGAAAGCGGGGGCGCGTATTCTGGCGTGACTGCTTCTGTGCTGCTTGACGTGAAGCGCGCCATTGAACGCATCGCAAGAGAAAGTGATGAACATAAAAAAAATCAAAAATCCTGA
- a CDS encoding 3'-5' exoribonuclease encodes MTGGYRPSRGRRKTRYFIDTEFTDFEACQIISVAIVGEDGHEFYGEVSDFERPLCNNFVRDTVLP; translated from the coding sequence GTGACTGGTGGCTACCGGCCGTCTCGAGGACGACGAAAAACCCGCTACTTCATCGACACCGAATTCACTGATTTTGAGGCATGCCAGATCATCAGCGTGGCAATCGTCGGTGAGGACGGGCACGAGTTCTATGGCGAGGTTTCGGACTTCGAGCGCCCGTTGTGCAACAACTTTGTGCGCGACACCGTATTACCGTAA
- a CDS encoding MbcA/ParS/Xre antitoxin family protein, which yields MVNQSGSSADFDAQAWLIHWLGSPVPALGGRPPGELLDTAEGVRLVSETLARMQSGAYM from the coding sequence ATGGTTAATCAGTCAGGAAGTTCCGCGGACTTCGACGCTCAGGCGTGGCTTATCCACTGGTTGGGCAGCCCCGTGCCCGCGCTCGGCGGACGCCCCCCGGGCGAACTGCTCGATACCGCCGAAGGCGTCAGGCTCGTGTCCGAAACGCTAGCAAGAATGCAGAGCGGCGCGTACATGTAG
- a CDS encoding antitoxin Xre/MbcA/ParS toxin-binding domain-containing protein: MIAWRVVKLRVLPGHRLEVEFADGLRGVVDMSRDDFSGLFQPLADEAYFQLASIKEGVVAWPNGVDVASDAMYAEISGEPLMPHSTTTDAVCNVDATGEGTDINSIARIIALANATFSNQQKAMRWLRAKQIRFGGRSPIEVASTEQGARQVEQALGQLDEGYF; encoded by the coding sequence GTGATTGCATGGCGGGTGGTAAAGCTTCGGGTGTTGCCCGGCCATCGCCTAGAAGTCGAGTTTGCGGACGGACTGCGCGGTGTGGTGGACATGTCGAGAGACGACTTCAGCGGTCTGTTTCAGCCACTGGCAGATGAAGCGTACTTTCAGCTCGCGTCGATCAAGGAAGGTGTTGTAGCGTGGCCGAACGGTGTCGATGTCGCGTCAGATGCGATGTACGCCGAAATTTCAGGCGAACCACTAATGCCACACTCAACCACCACCGACGCAGTGTGTAACGTCGATGCGACCGGCGAGGGAACTGACATAAATTCTATCGCGCGGATCATCGCACTGGCCAACGCCACATTTAGCAATCAGCAAAAGGCAATGCGCTGGCTACGGGCCAAACAAATCCGCTTCGGCGGACGTTCACCGATTGAGGTCGCAAGCACCGAACAAGGGGCTCGGCAGGTCGAGCAGGCGCTTGGCCAGCTCGACGAAGGTTACTTCTGA
- a CDS encoding type II toxin-antitoxin system HipA family toxin yields MPLRDHGFRTTSRFHLLGALFDAAPDAWGRRVIRASGDSVTVSERDVFVHARGLGAGNLFYKPIQANDELGAATELPAAGDIPSLTDIPTIAKALAAIDSGDPLEAAWHSMLASSCAIGGARPKAILRDAWNDLWVAKFPRQNDSFDKQRVEWANLEMARDIGITVPKTRLVEIGRDAVLLVKRFDHTIVDENIRRRHYVSAAALTSPPPDFDKREMDKPFGQSIFSYARLAEIVRRVSSNPVRDLQELYARMLLNVAVHNTDDHLKNTGFLRDESSNAGNFRLSPLFDVVTQEGNARHMLHLGPAGRESTFQNALDGAGRIGLRPRAAVDILDRVLAVTERRQDYYHRAGLEADELAIVERCQSAWRAIGHKNIQVKSQ; encoded by the coding sequence ATGCCTCTACGCGACCATGGCTTCCGTACAACAAGCCGCTTTCACCTGCTCGGCGCGCTCTTCGACGCGGCTCCGGATGCGTGGGGTCGTAGGGTAATCCGGGCGAGCGGCGACAGTGTGACGGTGTCCGAACGCGACGTGTTCGTGCACGCACGCGGCCTAGGCGCGGGAAACTTGTTCTATAAACCGATACAAGCAAACGATGAACTCGGCGCCGCCACCGAGTTGCCGGCAGCGGGCGACATCCCTAGCCTTACTGACATCCCAACAATTGCGAAAGCGCTCGCCGCGATCGACTCCGGAGATCCGCTCGAGGCCGCATGGCACAGCATGCTTGCGAGTTCATGTGCCATTGGAGGTGCGCGGCCCAAAGCGATCCTTCGCGACGCCTGGAATGACCTGTGGGTAGCCAAATTCCCGCGGCAAAACGATTCGTTCGACAAGCAACGGGTCGAGTGGGCGAATCTGGAGATGGCCCGCGATATCGGCATCACCGTACCAAAGACGCGACTCGTGGAAATCGGGCGCGATGCCGTTCTGCTTGTGAAACGCTTCGACCATACGATAGTCGACGAGAACATCCGCCGGCGGCACTATGTGAGTGCCGCAGCGCTCACCAGCCCACCGCCTGACTTCGACAAGCGGGAAATGGACAAGCCTTTCGGCCAGTCTATCTTTTCGTATGCACGTCTAGCCGAGATTGTTCGCCGGGTTTCGTCCAACCCTGTGCGCGACTTGCAAGAGCTATACGCTCGCATGCTGCTCAATGTCGCGGTGCACAACACAGACGACCACCTGAAGAACACAGGGTTTCTGCGCGACGAGTCAAGCAACGCTGGCAACTTCAGGCTGTCGCCCCTGTTCGACGTGGTCACGCAGGAAGGCAACGCTCGACATATGCTGCACCTTGGGCCGGCCGGCCGGGAGAGCACGTTCCAGAACGCGCTCGACGGTGCTGGTCGTATTGGGCTGCGTCCGCGCGCGGCGGTGGATATTCTCGATCGCGTGCTAGCGGTGACAGAGCGACGGCAGGATTACTACCATCGCGCGGGGCTTGAGGCCGACGAATTGGCGATCGTTGAACGATGTCAGAGCGCATGGCGGGCGATCGGACACAAAAATATCCAAGTGAAATCGCAGTAA
- a CDS encoding plasmid-related transcriptional repressor protein — MNQVSRSALDRLLECTADAQVRIAARQAADRSAGREHAILPEMQEFLRAMPNHLARSSLCAPIARGRRTFHRETPLVTRADVVMTYTGEQLDEADADLLLQLIYQARLFPLGAAVTVNRAALLRAMGRNTGKSDYAWLHRRIKAMTVATLFIEARKPDGTIKYRVGDTEGFHIVQRFAYDDKSQIYKFILDSQWATLFSNHEFALIDWGKRLQMRRGHEIAKALQRLVATSSDSVQRYALEWLKDKMQYTGRMRDFKTALARATAELTRVEIAFGEIETSTKGREQLVLRIMPRGKLSSVASRHRDSIALVSG, encoded by the coding sequence ATGAATCAGGTGTCCCGTTCAGCATTAGACCGGCTTTTGGAGTGTACGGCAGATGCACAAGTTCGCATCGCCGCTCGACAGGCGGCCGATCGATCGGCCGGCCGCGAGCATGCAATCCTGCCGGAAATGCAGGAATTTTTGCGCGCCATGCCGAACCATCTCGCTAGGTCATCGCTGTGCGCGCCCATCGCTCGGGGGAGACGAACATTCCACCGTGAAACTCCGCTAGTCACACGCGCTGACGTGGTGATGACATATACCGGAGAGCAATTGGATGAGGCAGATGCCGATTTGCTCTTGCAGTTAATCTACCAAGCTCGCTTGTTCCCGCTTGGTGCTGCTGTTACGGTGAATCGAGCCGCGCTGTTGCGCGCCATGGGGCGCAATACTGGAAAGAGTGACTACGCTTGGCTCCATCGGCGGATAAAGGCAATGACCGTGGCGACTCTGTTTATCGAAGCAAGGAAGCCAGATGGGACGATTAAATACAGAGTGGGTGATACCGAAGGCTTTCACATCGTTCAGCGCTTCGCTTACGACGACAAATCACAGATTTATAAATTTATCCTGGACAGTCAGTGGGCGACTCTGTTTAGCAACCACGAGTTCGCCCTGATTGATTGGGGAAAGCGGCTGCAAATGAGGCGTGGGCATGAAATCGCAAAGGCGCTGCAGCGTCTTGTAGCGACGTCGTCCGATTCCGTACAGCGATACGCGCTGGAGTGGTTAAAGGACAAGATGCAATACACCGGCCGAATGCGGGACTTCAAAACAGCACTCGCGCGAGCGACTGCCGAGCTCACCCGAGTTGAGATTGCCTTTGGAGAAATCGAGACAAGCACCAAGGGCAGAGAGCAGCTGGTGCTGCGGATTATGCCGAGAGGTAAGCTTAGCTCGGTAGCATCGCGGCATCGGGATAGCATCGCGCTCGTCTCGGGATAG
- a CDS encoding ABC transporter ATP-binding protein, whose translation MTTKKLDFRGQAFKDVLGFTVRHWREQPWRIFAVTSLVLLSALADVLTPMFAGHLVDAIASGSAGNPAAWHAAITAFCILAGLGLGATLLRQGVFMNIIPLTLEMMSKIAANAFHRVQRFSTDWHANSFAGSTVRKITRGMWALDILNDTLLIALFPSLVMLVGSTVLLGVRWPLMGAVVGISSLLYIAVTAMLSLGFVAPAARLANAWDTRMGGALADAVSCNTVVKAFGAEVREEALLARIIGKWRHRTKRTWVRGTLNGGVQGGMLVLIQASILGAALLLWARGEASVGDITFALTMFFMLQGYLREVGMHIRNLQRSVNDMEELVALDKQALGIEDKPGARAIAIGKGEIRFEHVTFHYGSLATPLYDNFSVRIAPGERVGLVGHSGSGKTTFIKLIQRLYDVTGGRITIDGQDIALVSQASLRSQIAIVQQEPVLFHRTLAENIAYARPGATRAEIERAAKLASAHDFIVTLPQGYDTLVGERGVKLSGGERQRVAIARAFLADAPILILDEATSSLDSESEVLIQQAMERLMVGRTTLVVAHRLSTVRALDRLLVLDKGKVIEEGSHEALIQLEKGLYRRLFERQALELIKGLSEPDVRRAAQGVNASASARQIDDPEMLMDE comes from the coding sequence ATGACTACTAAAAAACTCGACTTTCGCGGACAAGCCTTTAAGGACGTCCTCGGCTTCACCGTTCGCCACTGGCGCGAACAACCCTGGCGTATCTTTGCCGTCACTTCGCTGGTGCTGCTCTCGGCATTGGCCGACGTGCTCACGCCGATGTTCGCCGGGCATCTCGTCGACGCCATCGCCTCAGGCTCGGCGGGCAATCCGGCCGCCTGGCACGCGGCCATCACCGCGTTCTGCATTCTGGCCGGACTCGGACTCGGCGCCACGCTGCTGCGTCAAGGCGTCTTCATGAACATCATCCCGCTGACGCTCGAGATGATGAGCAAGATTGCCGCCAACGCATTTCATCGCGTGCAGCGCTTTTCGACCGACTGGCACGCCAACAGCTTCGCCGGCTCGACCGTGCGCAAGATCACGCGCGGCATGTGGGCGCTCGACATTCTCAACGACACGCTGCTGATCGCGCTGTTTCCGTCGCTCGTGATGCTGGTCGGCTCCACGGTGTTGCTCGGCGTGCGCTGGCCGCTGATGGGTGCGGTCGTCGGCATCAGTTCGTTGCTGTATATCGCGGTCACGGCAATGCTGTCGCTCGGCTTCGTCGCGCCTGCCGCGCGCCTCGCCAATGCCTGGGACACCCGGATGGGCGGCGCGCTGGCCGACGCCGTGAGTTGCAACACCGTCGTCAAGGCATTCGGCGCCGAAGTGCGCGAAGAAGCCCTGCTCGCCCGCATCATCGGCAAGTGGCGCCATCGCACCAAGCGCACGTGGGTGCGCGGGACGCTCAATGGCGGCGTGCAAGGCGGCATGCTGGTGCTGATCCAGGCGTCGATCCTCGGCGCGGCGCTGTTGCTGTGGGCACGCGGCGAAGCGAGCGTGGGCGACATCACGTTCGCGCTGACGATGTTCTTCATGTTGCAGGGCTATCTGCGCGAAGTGGGCATGCATATCCGCAACCTGCAGCGCTCGGTCAACGACATGGAGGAACTGGTCGCGCTCGACAAGCAAGCTCTCGGTATCGAGGACAAGCCGGGCGCTCGCGCAATCGCCATCGGCAAGGGCGAGATCCGTTTCGAGCATGTGACGTTCCACTATGGTTCGCTCGCTACGCCGCTCTACGACAACTTCTCCGTGCGGATTGCGCCGGGTGAGCGCGTCGGGTTGGTGGGGCATTCGGGCTCGGGCAAGACGACCTTCATCAAGCTGATCCAGCGGCTCTACGACGTGACGGGCGGCCGCATCACGATCGATGGGCAAGACATCGCCCTCGTCAGCCAGGCGTCGTTGCGCAGCCAGATCGCGATCGTGCAGCAGGAGCCGGTGCTGTTTCACCGCACGCTGGCGGAGAACATCGCCTATGCGCGTCCCGGCGCCACCCGCGCCGAGATCGAGCGGGCGGCGAAGCTCGCCAGCGCCCACGACTTCATCGTGACCTTGCCTCAGGGCTACGACACACTGGTGGGCGAACGCGGCGTCAAGCTGTCGGGTGGCGAACGCCAGCGCGTCGCGATTGCGCGGGCGTTCCTCGCCGATGCACCGATCCTGATTCTGGACGAAGCCACGTCGAGCCTCGACAGCGAAAGCGAAGTGCTGATCCAGCAGGCCATGGAACGGCTGATGGTGGGCCGCACGACGCTCGTCGTCGCGCACCGGCTGTCCACCGTGCGTGCGCTGGACCGCTTGCTGGTGCTCGACAAGGGCAAGGTCATCGAAGAAGGCAGTCACGAGGCGTTGATCCAGCTCGAGAAAGGCTTGTACCGCAGGCTGTTCGAACGTCAGGCGCTCGAATTGATCAAGGGCCTGTCCGAGCCGGACGTGAGGCGCGCGGCGCAGGGCGTCAACGCGAGCGCCAGCGCCAGGCAGATCGACGACCCGGAGATGCTCATGGATGAATAG
- a CDS encoding TetR/AcrR family transcriptional regulator translates to METTTTVREQILDHAITLIMLRGYNGFSYRDLSSLVGVKTSSIHYYFPSKDDLVLEAVSEYSKEVLNALHAVDASLSADAKLSKYAKLFGRTLGDGNQICLCGMLAADIESLPDTIRQAVQAFFKANESWLAKVLAQGAQEGTLAVNGKPDNAARALFAAFQGSVLAARLFHTKARLEDVEASVRIAR, encoded by the coding sequence ATGGAAACGACAACGACAGTGCGCGAACAGATTCTCGACCACGCCATCACGCTCATCATGCTGCGCGGTTACAACGGTTTTAGTTACCGGGATCTGTCGAGTCTGGTCGGCGTAAAGACCTCGAGCATCCACTACTACTTCCCGTCGAAAGACGATCTGGTCCTGGAAGCGGTCAGCGAGTACAGCAAAGAGGTACTTAACGCCCTCCACGCTGTCGACGCTTCGTTGTCGGCCGATGCAAAGCTCAGCAAGTACGCGAAGCTGTTCGGCAGGACCCTTGGTGACGGCAATCAGATCTGCCTGTGCGGCATGCTGGCTGCGGACATCGAGTCACTGCCCGACACTATCCGGCAAGCCGTGCAGGCGTTTTTCAAGGCGAACGAAAGCTGGCTCGCGAAGGTTCTCGCACAAGGCGCGCAAGAAGGGACGCTGGCAGTGAACGGCAAACCGGACAATGCGGCACGCGCGCTGTTCGCAGCGTTTCAGGGCAGCGTGCTGGCGGCCCGCTTGTTTCACACCAAGGCTCGGCTTGAAGATGTCGAGGCTTCGGTGAGAATTGCGCGGTAA
- a CDS encoding organic hydroperoxide resistance protein: MSLEKVLYRAHAHATGGRDGRAVVPAGNLDFRLTTPKELGGAGGEGANPEQLFAAGYSACFLGAMKFVAARDKIAIPADVSIDGSVGIGVIPNGFGIEVELKISLPGMAREAAQALVDKAHIVCPYSNATRGNIDVTLTIA; the protein is encoded by the coding sequence ATGTCCCTCGAAAAAGTTCTTTACCGCGCCCATGCCCACGCAACTGGCGGCCGTGACGGCCGTGCTGTTGTGCCCGCAGGCAACCTCGACTTCAGGCTGACCACGCCCAAAGAACTCGGCGGCGCAGGCGGCGAAGGCGCCAACCCGGAACAGCTGTTTGCTGCCGGCTACAGCGCCTGCTTCCTCGGCGCGATGAAGTTCGTCGCCGCCCGCGACAAGATCGCGATCCCGGCGGATGTCTCGATTGACGGCAGCGTGGGGATCGGCGTGATTCCGAACGGCTTCGGCATCGAAGTGGAACTGAAGATTTCGCTGCCGGGCATGGCGCGCGAAGCGGCGCAAGCGCTGGTCGACAAGGCGCACATCGTCTGCCCGTACTCGAACGCGACCCGCGGCAACATCGACGTCACGCTGACGATCGCCTAA